From Bacteroidales bacterium:
TTAGTTTTTAATATAAGTCATAACAAATATAGATTAATCGCAGTATTTAGATACAAAATACAGATGGTTTATATAAGATTTATTGGGACACATAAGGAATATGATAAGATTAATAACATAAAAGAAATTTAATATGGAAATAAAACCTATTAAAAATGTAGAAGAATATAACCATGCATTAATGGAGATTGATAAATTAATAGATTGTGAGGAAAATTCAAAAGAAGAAGATTTATTAGAAGTAATTTCTTTATTAGTTTGGGACTATGAAGAAAAAAACTATTCAATTGGAAAATTATCACCCATACAAGCAATTAAGATTAGAATGGATGAATTAAATCTAAAACCTAAAGATCTTGTAAAAATAATTGGAGACAAAAGTCGTGTATCTGCTATTTTATCAAAAAAGCGAAAATTAACTCTTAGAATGATAAGAAATTTAAATAGATCGTTAAATATTCCAATTGAAACATTAATCCAAGAATATTAAAAATAAATAGCCAGCTCACACATACTAAAACCTAACATGCTATAAATTCAAGCTGACGGAAGGTCAAGCATTACTGAACAATTAAAGAATCGGAAATTACAGAACATGCACCAAAATAACCAACAGCACCTTCGCTTAAATTTGTTGCAAGGTTTGCAGGAATCGCATCAAAATAACCGCCCCGCCACTCTGTTTCGGATAGTAAAGTTCTTATAAATTCAGCATGTTCATTTGTTAATGAGAATTTCTTTTGAATAATTTTTGTTCCCTTAGGGAAATATATTATTTCTTTTTCGGGGGCAAATATCTGATTAACATCAAGTGAGGGAAGAGTATAGTATATTAGTTTTGCTTTGTTTATTTCATTCGTATTATTATAATCCGGTAAATCAGACCAATCAAGAAATATTTCCCACATGGAAGCTTCCTGACTATCGAATGATCCGCCTATCGAAACAATCTTATACATATTAGTATCAGGAATATATTTGTATGTTAATATTTTAAACGGAGTAACATGAACCATATAGGCAGATGCTGTATAAGTTTTATTTTCAAATAATATTGTTAATTGATATTGTATTCCCGTTACAGCCATAAATGTACTATCTGTTTTATATATTCCTGAATTATCGGAAGTTTCGGTTAGTTCAACAGAAGTATCGGTATAATTAATAGCAACTATTGCTCCGGTAACAGGTTCTGCAACAGAGTTTAATTCATAAATTGGTTTGGTTAATTTTATAATATGGGCTTTTCTCTCGTTTGTTATTACTCCGTCAACTACAATTAAAGGTGAATTATCGGTATGTAATTTCCAATCTGTTTCAACTTCGCATGAAAACATTACAATTATAAATAATATGTATAAATATGGGGGTTTTATATGTATAAACTTAGTCATATGTCTGTATATCTATTAGTTATATTAGCGTGTATTATAAATTGTTTTTCTTTTATCTTTTAAAATTTAAACTTATAAATTATTGCCGGCATAATACCTATTAATGATATTTTGCTTGTTATTAAATAAGGATTAGTATAAAAATTTGCCGGTATTTTTATTTCATTATTTGAGTTGATAGTTTTATTAAAGTTTATTGACAATGGGTTTTGTCTTGCATAAGCATTATATAGGGAAAATGTAAGGCTATGTTTAAACTTTTTTTGTGGTTTGTTTAAATCGATTGTTGCTGATAAATCCAAACGATGATAATCAGGTAAGCGGTCGTTGTTTTTTACAGTATAGATAGGTACGGAACGTCCCTGATAATAATAAAAACCTGTTGGAGTTGTTATTGCAGCACCTGTAGTATATACCCAATTAGCTGAAAACAACCATCGTCTTAATGTTTTATAAGTAAGGCTTAATGATAAGTCATGTGGTCTGTCATAAAAAGCAGGATATTTGTTATTATTATTTACACCATCAATTTTTTTAAATATTCTAGAATATGTATAACTAATCCAACCATTCAAGCGACCTATAGATTTATTTAGTATAAGTTCAATACCATAAGAATATGCCTTACCAAATCTGAGTTCTCCTTCTATTAAGGGGTTTAAAAGCATTTTGGCGTGGTCTTTATAATCTATCTGGTTAAACATTTTTTTATAAAAAGATTCAATAGTAAAATCAAAATTTTTCTTAGGAAATTTCTTAAAATAGCCTAAAACAAACTGATGAGCTTTTTGGGGTTTTATATTTGGCCCGCTGGGTAACCAGACTTCAAGAGATGTAAACGGACTAATTAAATTTGATATCAAATGTAAATGTTGATATGTTGTTCCGTAACTTGCTTTAAATGAAGATGTATTATTAACAGAATATTTTATACTTAATCTGGGTTCAATATTGAAATATGTATTAAATACTTCTTCTTCGGCAGGTGTAATTGTATCCTTGAGATTATGCTTTTCATCAAATATATAAACTTTGGTTGGTCCAATATTTCTCCATGTTAAAAGCCTTATTCCATAGCGTATTGATAATTTTCCATTTATATTTTGTTTATTACTGCAATACAGAACGTTTTCGTTTGCTTGCTTATTAAAAACAAATGGTGCATATTGAGAGATAGTATCAGCAATGTACAAATTGCCCGGATTAAAATAATGCCCACTGAATTTTGCTCCGAATTTTAAAGTATTTTGAAGATTAATATAATATGTAAAATCTGTTTTAAGGCTGATATTTGCAATATATGAATTCCAGTAATCGTTGTTTTTTACCGAAGTAAACAAGAAATAATCATATTTACTTAAGTATAATGTGGTATTTGAAAACAATTTTTCGCTGAATAAATGATTCCATCGTAAAGTTCCGGCAGTATTGCCCCAGCTTATACCAAAAGAATCGTCATTACCGGATGGCACACTAAAATAATCTTTTCCCGAATAACATGATAGGAACAATCTGTTATTATTGTTAATTTTGAAATTAGTTTTGAAATTAAAATCATAAAAATACAAATCAGAATTTTCACCACTTGCTTTTTGTATTAACCATCTGATATGTGATTTTCTTGCAGATATAAAAAATGAACTTTTATCTTTAATTATGGGCCCTTCAACTGACAATAAACCGGTAATTAGTCCATAATTTCCATAGGCACTAAATTTTTTTAAGTTCCCATCTTTTGTTTTAATATCTATTAATGATGATAATTTTCCGCCGTAATTTGCAGGAATATCACCTTTATAAATTTTTATTTCTTTTATTGCATCGGGGACAAAAACAGAGAAAAACCCCAATAGATGTGCTGGATTGTATATTGGAGCTTCATCAATTAATATAAGGTTTTGGTCTAAATTTCCGCCACGCACATAAAATGAAGTAGAACCATCACCAAATAATTTAATACCCGGTAATGATTGCAATGACTTAATCAGGTCGGGTTCACCAATAAATCCCGGTAGATTATTTAATGTTTTCGGGGTTATGTTTATTTCACTCATCTGATTTTTTTCAATTATATTTTCCTGTTCAGATGCAATGATTATTACTTCATTTAGAACGGAATTATCAAATTCCAGTTCAATTGAAATATTTTGATTTTTAATTAATTCAACAGGAATAATAATATTTTCATATCCAATAAATGAATAAACAATTTTGTAATTTCCTTTTGGCAAAGTTATTGAATAAAATCCGTATGCGTTTGTAATAGTGCCGATTGTAGTTCCTTCGATATATATTGTAGCTCCGATAAGTGTTTCTCCGTCATTAATATCTTTTATATAGCCATTTATAGTATATTCCTTGTCATCTTTTTGTTTTCCAGGTTTGTCTTTTAAGGGTTTAAGAATTATCTGATTTTCAACAATAATATAATTGATATTAATATCGGAAAATATTTCATCAAGAATTTCTTTGATAGTTTTATCTGTAGCATTAATTGTTATTTTATTCTCTCTGTGTATTTGTTCATTACTGTATGAGAAATTTATTTGTCCAAGTACACTTATTTCATTTAAAACTTCATCTAAAGGTTTATCTTTTACTGTTATTGATATTTTTTTATCAAGATTAATTTGCTGTGAAAAAGTTATAAAGGGAGTAATGAAAAAAAATATTACTAATAATTTTTTAATACTATGTAAATCAGATATTAACATAATGGAAAAACTATAAATATATTAAAAAAATATTTGGCATTTGGTAATTATATAATTATTTATGTTTTTAGGCATCTTTGTAATTTAGTTATAAGACCCTTATAAAACAAAGAAAGCTAACGAAAAAATTCGTTAGCTTTAAAAAATTTTGTGGTGCCACCTGGAATTGAACCAGGGACACACGGATTTTCAGTCCGTTGCTCTACCAACTGAGCTATGGCACCTTGTTAAAATTTTGTTTCGCAAAAGTAAATAAAAAAATCCTTTCTCAAAATATTTAATTAAAAAAAAGATAATGTTTTAAATTCATTAAGAATTATTTAATAATTTTGTAATTATTTTATTATCATTAAGACTTAAAATCAGAAACTGTATTTATTAGAAATATTTAACTAAAATATGTTCACATGAAAAACTTAATTATCACAATAATAATAATTTTGGTTGTTTTTTTAGCTGTATTATTTATTATTCATCCCGAGTGGTTAGAAAAAGTATGGATGTGGTTAGTTGGTTTTGCCGGAATAATAGGAGCTTCTTTTAAAAAAATAGCGAATTTTTTCAAAAAAGGAAGAAGTATAAAAGAAATAGATGAGGATAATGAACGAATAAAAAACGAATTTTTAAAAATAAAAAATGAAATTAACGATACAAATGAGAGACTAAAACGAGAAAGAGATATACATTCACGTGAAATAGTTTTACTTGAAAAACAACTATCTGATAAAAAACTTGAACTGGAAAAAAACAAACAATTAATTGATAAAATAAAAAAGATGGCACCAATAGAATATATTGATTCATTATCAGAAGAAGAAAAGAAAAAGTTCAAGGAAGAAACAACAAATGATATTAGGTTTTATTAATAAATAAGCATAAGAAAATATTTATATTATTTTATTGGCTATTAGTTAGGCAACATAAATTATTATGACTCAGAATTCAATGACTTAACGCGACAATTTAAATAAACATGAAAAAAAGTTTTATTCTTCTTTTTATCCTTACTACGAGTAACTTATTGATGGGGCAAGTTGACAAAAACTCAGTTAGTTATCTCAAAAAAATGTCAGATAACAGATTACTTAAAGAAGGATATTACAAAATCAGTCGAAGTGATTCAATTTTTTTTTGGATAAGGAATAAAACTATTGAAGAATATCTGGACTATTCAAACTGCAAAAATTCAACAATAAAAAAGGCTAAACAAGATTTGGAAGACGTTCTAGAAATTATAGGGTATATTTTTTTTGTATCAGGCGAAAATCCATTA
This genomic window contains:
- a CDS encoding DUF4249 family protein, whose amino-acid sequence is MTKFIHIKPPYLYILFIIVMFSCEVETDWKLHTDNSPLIVVDGVITNERKAHIIKLTKPIYELNSVAEPVTGAIVAINYTDTSVELTETSDNSGIYKTDSTFMAVTGIQYQLTILFENKTYTASAYMVHVTPFKILTYKYIPDTNMYKIVSIGGSFDSQEASMWEIFLDWSDLPDYNNTNEINKAKLIYYTLPSLDVNQIFAPEKEIIYFPKGTKIIQKKFSLTNEHAEFIRTLLSETEWRGGYFDAIPANLATNLSEGAVGYFGACSVISDSLIVQ
- a CDS encoding TonB-dependent receptor — translated: MLISDLHSIKKLLVIFFFITPFITFSQQINLDKKISITVKDKPLDEVLNEISVLGQINFSYSNEQIHRENKITINATDKTIKEILDEIFSDININYIIVENQIILKPLKDKPGKQKDDKEYTINGYIKDINDGETLIGATIYIEGTTIGTITNAYGFYSITLPKGNYKIVYSFIGYENIIIPVELIKNQNISIELEFDNSVLNEVIIIASEQENIIEKNQMSEINITPKTLNNLPGFIGEPDLIKSLQSLPGIKLFGDGSTSFYVRGGNLDQNLILIDEAPIYNPAHLLGFFSVFVPDAIKEIKIYKGDIPANYGGKLSSLIDIKTKDGNLKKFSAYGNYGLITGLLSVEGPIIKDKSSFFISARKSHIRWLIQKASGENSDLYFYDFNFKTNFKINNNNRLFLSCYSGKDYFSVPSGNDDSFGISWGNTAGTLRWNHLFSEKLFSNTTLYLSKYDYFLFTSVKNNDYWNSYIANISLKTDFTYYINLQNTLKFGAKFSGHYFNPGNLYIADTISQYAPFVFNKQANENVLYCSNKQNINGKLSIRYGIRLLTWRNIGPTKVYIFDEKHNLKDTITPAEEEVFNTYFNIEPRLSIKYSVNNTSSFKASYGTTYQHLHLISNLISPFTSLEVWLPSGPNIKPQKAHQFVLGYFKKFPKKNFDFTIESFYKKMFNQIDYKDHAKMLLNPLIEGELRFGKAYSYGIELILNKSIGRLNGWISYTYSRIFKKIDGVNNNNKYPAFYDRPHDLSLSLTYKTLRRWLFSANWVYTTGAAITTPTGFYYYQGRSVPIYTVKNNDRLPDYHRLDLSATIDLNKPQKKFKHSLTFSLYNAYARQNPLSINFNKTINSNNEIKIPANFYTNPYLITSKISLIGIMPAIIYKFKF